The proteins below are encoded in one region of Bos indicus x Bos taurus breed Angus x Brahman F1 hybrid chromosome 2, Bos_hybrid_MaternalHap_v2.0, whole genome shotgun sequence:
- the CD28 gene encoding T-cell-specific surface glycoprotein CD28 translates to MLVVNDNEVNLSCKYTYNLFSKEFRASLYKGADSAVEVCAVNGNHSHPLQSTNKEFNCTVKVGNETVTFYLQDLYVNQTDIYFCKLEVLYPPPYIDNEKSNGTIIHVKEKHLCPSPRSPESSKPFWALVVVNGVLVFYSLLVTVALSNCWMKNKRNRMLQSDYMNMTPRRPGPTRRHYQPYAPARDFAAYRS, encoded by the exons ATGCTTGTGGTAAACGACAATGAGGTCAACCTCAGCTGCAAGTACACGTACAACCTCTTCTCAAAGGAGTTCCGGGCATCCCTTTATAAGGGAGCAGATAGCGCTGTGGAGGTCTGTGCTGTGAATGGAAACCACTCCCATCCACTTCAGTCAACAAATAAGGAATTCAACTGCACCGTGAAAGTAGGCAATGAAACGGTGACTTTCTACCTCCAGGATCTGTATGTCAACcaaacagatatttatttctgcAAACTTGAGGTTCTTTATCCTCCTCCTTACATAGACAATGAGAAGAGTAATGGGACCATTATCCATGTGAAAG AGAAACATCTTTGTCCATCTCCCCGGTCTCCTGAGTCTTCTAAGCCATTTTGGGCCTTGGTGGTGGTAAACGGAGTCCTAGTTTTCTATAGCTTGCTAGTAACAGTGGCTCTTTCTAACTGCTGG atgaagaataAGAGAAACAGGATGCTTCAGAGCGACTATATGAACATGACCCCCCGCAGGCCAGGGCCCACCCGGAGGCACTACCAGCCCTATGCGCCGGCACGGGACTTTGCGGCCTACCGCTCCTGA